A genomic segment from Gadus morhua chromosome 4, gadMor3.0, whole genome shotgun sequence encodes:
- the tmem120b gene encoding transmembrane protein 120B isoform X2, with protein MSFPRLQTEWDEIELEYQQLQETHKVYRQKLEELTSLQSTCSSGISKQRKSLKDIRHSLNKSIPKCDEKELEVLKDIKIQIIEKENVFFEMESYLPKKNGLYLSLVLGNVNVTLLSNQAKFAYKDEYEKFKVFMTIILLFGAITCLFFLNYRVTDELFNFLLVWYYCTLTIRESILMCNGSRIKGWWVSHHYVSTFLSGVMLTWPEGQMYQMFRSQFLAFSIYQSFVQFLQYYYQSGCLYRLRALGERNQLDLTRASSLGCGEDSLLSCLSFFLAIFGSSTTRSLCFAWQDMKTVRSGRYSCWASPSLCCSRVISSPL; from the exons ATGTCTTTCCCGAGACTACAAACTGAATGGGATGAAATCGAGTTGGAATATCAACAACTACAG GAAACTCACAAAGTATACCGACAAAAACTAGAAGAACTCACTAGTCTTCAGTCCACATGCAGCAGCGGCATCAGTAAACAAAGGAAATCGCTCAAAGACATAAGGCACAGTCTGAATAA GAGTATACCAAAGTGTGACGAGAAAGAATTGGAAGTATTAAAAGACATCAAGATTCAAATCATAGAAAAGGAGAATGTGTTCTTTGAAATGGAATCATATTTGCCAAAGAAGAAtgg ctTGTACTTAAGTCTAGTTTTAGGAAATGTAAACGTGACCCTTCTCAGCAACCAGGCAAA ATTTGCATACAAAGATGAGTATGAAAAATTTAAAGTTTTCATGACAATAATACTCCTGTTCGGGGCCATAACCTGTCTCTTCTTCTTAAATTACCG TGTCACAGATGAGCTCTTCAACTTCTTGTTGGTGTGGTACTATTGCACGTTAACCATACGGGAGAGCATCCTTATGTGTAATGGCTCTAG AATCAAAGGTTGGTGGGTATCTCATCACTATGTGTCCACCTTTCTGTCGGGAGTCATGCTCACATG GCCAGAGGGACAAATGTACCAGATGTTCAGGAGCCAATTCCTGGCGTTTTCCATATATCAAA GCTTCGTCCAGTTTCTCCAGTACTACTACCAGAGCGGCTGTTTATATCGGTTACGAGCTCTGGGGGAGAGAAATCAGCTGGATCTAACA AGGGCTTCCAGTCTTGGATGTGGCGAGGACTCACTTTTGTCCtgcctttccttttttttggccAT TTTTGGCAGCTCTACAACTCGATCACTCTGTTTCGCTTGGCAGGACATGAAGACTGTAAGGAGTGGCAG GTATTCATGTTGGGCCTCACCTTCCTTGTGTTGTTCACGGGTAATTTCCTCACCACTGTAA
- the tmem120b gene encoding transmembrane protein 120B isoform X1: MSFPRLQTEWDEIELEYQQLQETHKVYRQKLEELTSLQSTCSSGISKQRKSLKDIRHSLNKSIPKCDEKELEVLKDIKIQIIEKENVFFEMESYLPKKNGLYLSLVLGNVNVTLLSNQAKFAYKDEYEKFKVFMTIILLFGAITCLFFLNYRVTDELFNFLLVWYYCTLTIRESILMCNGSRIKGWWVSHHYVSTFLSGVMLTWPEGQMYQMFRSQFLAFSIYQSFVQFLQYYYQSGCLYRLRALGERNQLDLTVEGFQSWMWRGLTFVLPFLFFGHFWQLYNSITLFRLAGHEDCKEWQVFMLGLTFLVLFTGNFLTTVKVVHQKIQQNHEKVQKTD, from the exons ATGTCTTTCCCGAGACTACAAACTGAATGGGATGAAATCGAGTTGGAATATCAACAACTACAG GAAACTCACAAAGTATACCGACAAAAACTAGAAGAACTCACTAGTCTTCAGTCCACATGCAGCAGCGGCATCAGTAAACAAAGGAAATCGCTCAAAGACATAAGGCACAGTCTGAATAA GAGTATACCAAAGTGTGACGAGAAAGAATTGGAAGTATTAAAAGACATCAAGATTCAAATCATAGAAAAGGAGAATGTGTTCTTTGAAATGGAATCATATTTGCCAAAGAAGAAtgg ctTGTACTTAAGTCTAGTTTTAGGAAATGTAAACGTGACCCTTCTCAGCAACCAGGCAAA ATTTGCATACAAAGATGAGTATGAAAAATTTAAAGTTTTCATGACAATAATACTCCTGTTCGGGGCCATAACCTGTCTCTTCTTCTTAAATTACCG TGTCACAGATGAGCTCTTCAACTTCTTGTTGGTGTGGTACTATTGCACGTTAACCATACGGGAGAGCATCCTTATGTGTAATGGCTCTAG AATCAAAGGTTGGTGGGTATCTCATCACTATGTGTCCACCTTTCTGTCGGGAGTCATGCTCACATG GCCAGAGGGACAAATGTACCAGATGTTCAGGAGCCAATTCCTGGCGTTTTCCATATATCAAA GCTTCGTCCAGTTTCTCCAGTACTACTACCAGAGCGGCTGTTTATATCGGTTACGAGCTCTGGGGGAGAGAAATCAGCTGGATCTAACAGTAG AGGGCTTCCAGTCTTGGATGTGGCGAGGACTCACTTTTGTCCtgcctttccttttttttggccAT TTTTGGCAGCTCTACAACTCGATCACTCTGTTTCGCTTGGCAGGACATGAAGACTGTAAGGAGTGGCAG GTATTCATGTTGGGCCTCACCTTCCTTGTGTTGTTCACGGGTAATTTCCTCACCACTGTAAAGGTTGTCCACCAGAAAATTCAGCAAAATCACGAAAAGGTGCAAAAGACGGACTAA
- the rhof gene encoding rho-related GTP-binding protein RhoF isoform X2, translated as MAQNGAVASNETVKIHEELKIVIVGDGGCGKTSLLMVYAKGDFPEDDYDRLRPLSYQEAHLIMVCYDVTNPTSFENVLIKWHPELKHFCKDIPVILIGCKTDLRKDKERIRKLKAVDQTPITYTQGEDVRQQMNAELYLECSAKHQENVEQVFQETTKTALEACRKARKRKRKRLCVAM; from the exons ATGGCGCAAAATGGTGCAGTGGCGAGCAATGAGACCGTGAAGATCCACGAAGAGCTGAAGATTGTCATTGTTGGAGATGGGGGCTGTGGGAAAACCTCTCTTCTCATGGTGTATGCCAAAGGTGACTTTCCAGAG GATGACTATGATCGCTTGAGACCCCTGTCCTACCAAGAAGCCCACCTGATCATGGTCTGCTACGATGTCACTAACCCCACAAGCTTTGAAAATGTCTTGATCAAG tggcacccagagttgaagcACTTCTGTAAGGACATTCCAGTGATCCTGATTGGCTGTAAGACGGATCTGCGTAAGGATAAGGAGCGCATCCGGAAGCTTAAAGCGGTGGATCAGACTCCTATTACGTACACACAG GGCGAGGACGTTCGGCAGCAGATGAACGCTGAACTGTATCTCGAATGTTCCGCCAAACACCAGGAAAACGTTGAGCAGGTGTTCCAGGAAACTACGAAAACGGCGCTGGAGGCCTGTCGTAAAGCGCggaagaggaaaaggaagaggCTATGTGTCGCAATGTGA
- the rhof gene encoding rho-related GTP-binding protein RhoF isoform X1 has translation MAQNGAVASNETVKIHEELKIVIVGDGGCGKTSLLMVYAKGDFPEKYAPSVFEKYVTTITHGGKNIRLNLYDTAGQDDYDRLRPLSYQEAHLIMVCYDVTNPTSFENVLIKWHPELKHFCKDIPVILIGCKTDLRKDKERIRKLKAVDQTPITYTQGEDVRQQMNAELYLECSAKHQENVEQVFQETTKTALEACRKARKRKRKRLCVAM, from the exons ATGGCGCAAAATGGTGCAGTGGCGAGCAATGAGACCGTGAAGATCCACGAAGAGCTGAAGATTGTCATTGTTGGAGATGGGGGCTGTGGGAAAACCTCTCTTCTCATGGTGTATGCCAAAGGTGACTTTCCAGAG AAATATGCCCCCTCGGTGTTTGAAAAATATGTCACAACTATAACTCATGGTGGGAAAAACATAAGGCTCAACCTTTATGACACGGCTG GACAGGATGACTATGATCGCTTGAGACCCCTGTCCTACCAAGAAGCCCACCTGATCATGGTCTGCTACGATGTCACTAACCCCACAAGCTTTGAAAATGTCTTGATCAAG tggcacccagagttgaagcACTTCTGTAAGGACATTCCAGTGATCCTGATTGGCTGTAAGACGGATCTGCGTAAGGATAAGGAGCGCATCCGGAAGCTTAAAGCGGTGGATCAGACTCCTATTACGTACACACAG GGCGAGGACGTTCGGCAGCAGATGAACGCTGAACTGTATCTCGAATGTTCCGCCAAACACCAGGAAAACGTTGAGCAGGTGTTCCAGGAAACTACGAAAACGGCGCTGGAGGCCTGTCGTAAAGCGCggaagaggaaaaggaagaggCTATGTGTCGCAATGTGA